A genomic window from Buteo buteo chromosome 13, bButBut1.hap1.1, whole genome shotgun sequence includes:
- the ARRDC4 gene encoding arrestin domain-containing protein 4 isoform X2, whose product MFGAELQMSGNAFMIACFRPLVTSFTGKYGSIQYYVKATLERPAAPDQSVQTELQVISHIDVSSPALLTPVLRSQEKMVGCWFFTSGPVSLSAKIERKGYCNGEAIPIYAEIENCSSRLIVPKAAIFQTQTYLASGKTKTFRQMVANVRGNHIASGSTDTWNGKTLKIPPVSPSILDCCIIRVEYSLAVYIHIPGAKKLMIEMPLVIGTIPCIGFSSRNSSITSQFSMDMSWLALTMPEHPEAPPNYADVVSEEEFSRHVPAYPPPIDCEEQLCCPVFAYIQEFRFQPPPLYSEIDPHPTDVEEIQPVSFML is encoded by the exons ATGTTTGGAGCTGAATTACAAATGTCTGGTAATGCTTTTATGATTGCTTGTTTCAGACCTCTGGTGACCTCTTTTACTGGGAAGTATGGCAGTATTCAGTACTATGTGAAAGCAACTCTGGAGAGGCCTGCAGCACCTGATCAAAGTGTACAGACAGAGCTTCAGGTCATTAGCCATATTGACGTCAGCTCACCAGCTTTATTG ACACCTGTTCTAAGAAGTCAGGAGAAGATGGTTGGCTGTTGGTTTTTCACCTCTGGGCCAGTGTCTCTCAGTGCCAAAATTGAGAGGAAGGGATACTGTAATG GGGAAGCCATACCAATCTATGCAGAAATCGAGAACTGCTCTTCTCGTTTGATTGTTCCAAAAGCTGCCATTTTCCAAACACAAACTTACCTGGCCAGTGGGAAGACAAAAACCTTCCGTCAGATGGTTGCCAATGTCCGAGGAAACCATATTGCCTCTGGGAGTACAGATACCTGGAATGGGAAAACTCTGAAAATCCCACCTGTATCCCCTTCTATACTTGACTGCTGTATTATTAGAGTAGAATATTCATTAGCT GTGTATATCCATATTCCTGGTGCTAAGAAATTGATGATTGAAATGCCTCTGGTGATTGGCACTATTCCATGTATTGGATTTTCAAGCAGAAACTCCAGCATTACCAGCCAGTTTAGTATGGATATGAGTTGGCTGGCATTGACCATGCCAGAACACCCTGAAG CACCACCAAATTATGCTGATGTAGTGTCTGAGGAAGAGTTCTCCAGACATGTTCCTGCTTATCCACCACCAATTGACTGTGAGGAACAATTGTGTTGTCCTGTCTTTGCTTACATACAAGAGTTCCGGTTTCAGCCTCCACCTCTTTATTcagag ATTGATCCACATCCAACTGATGTAGAAGAAATTCAGCCTGTTTCATTCATGCTCTGA
- the ARRDC4 gene encoding arrestin domain-containing protein 4 isoform X1: MAAAGPGLGPGAGGTVKTLALVLEDEARRGGGGGGGYCSGDTVSGQVLLELAGPLPLRGLRLEAAGRARVAWSESSGAVPGAGTWGVAVRAPGPGPRREAEVRYLDIRQSLLRDPPEGEESLILLDGRHEFPFSFQLPQEPLVTSFTGKYGSIQYYVKATLERPAAPDQSVQTELQVISHIDVSSPALLTPVLRSQEKMVGCWFFTSGPVSLSAKIERKGYCNGEAIPIYAEIENCSSRLIVPKAAIFQTQTYLASGKTKTFRQMVANVRGNHIASGSTDTWNGKTLKIPPVSPSILDCCIIRVEYSLAVYIHIPGAKKLMIEMPLVIGTIPCIGFSSRNSSITSQFSMDMSWLALTMPEHPEAPPNYADVVSEEEFSRHVPAYPPPIDCEEQLCCPVFAYIQEFRFQPPPLYSEIDPHPTDVEEIQPVSFML; the protein is encoded by the exons atggcggcggccgggccgggcctgggccccggggccggcgggacGGTGAAGACGCTGGCCCTGGTGCTGGAGGACGaggcccggcgcggcggcggcggcggcggcggctacTGCAGCGGGGACACGGTGTCCGGCCAGGTGCTGTTGGAGCTGGCGGGCCCGCTGCCGCTCCGCGGGCTGCGCCTGGAGGCCGCCGGCCGGGCCCGCGTCGCTTGGAGCGAGAGCTcgggcgctgtccccggggCGGGAACCTGGGGGGTGGCGGTGagggcgccggggccggggccgcggcgggaggCGGAGGTGCGCTACCTGGACATCCGGCAAAGCCTCCTGCGGGACCCGCCCGAAG GTGAGGAAAGCTTAATTCTTCTAGATGGAAGACATGAATTTCCGTTCAGCTTTCAACTCCCTCAAGA ACCTCTGGTGACCTCTTTTACTGGGAAGTATGGCAGTATTCAGTACTATGTGAAAGCAACTCTGGAGAGGCCTGCAGCACCTGATCAAAGTGTACAGACAGAGCTTCAGGTCATTAGCCATATTGACGTCAGCTCACCAGCTTTATTG ACACCTGTTCTAAGAAGTCAGGAGAAGATGGTTGGCTGTTGGTTTTTCACCTCTGGGCCAGTGTCTCTCAGTGCCAAAATTGAGAGGAAGGGATACTGTAATG GGGAAGCCATACCAATCTATGCAGAAATCGAGAACTGCTCTTCTCGTTTGATTGTTCCAAAAGCTGCCATTTTCCAAACACAAACTTACCTGGCCAGTGGGAAGACAAAAACCTTCCGTCAGATGGTTGCCAATGTCCGAGGAAACCATATTGCCTCTGGGAGTACAGATACCTGGAATGGGAAAACTCTGAAAATCCCACCTGTATCCCCTTCTATACTTGACTGCTGTATTATTAGAGTAGAATATTCATTAGCT GTGTATATCCATATTCCTGGTGCTAAGAAATTGATGATTGAAATGCCTCTGGTGATTGGCACTATTCCATGTATTGGATTTTCAAGCAGAAACTCCAGCATTACCAGCCAGTTTAGTATGGATATGAGTTGGCTGGCATTGACCATGCCAGAACACCCTGAAG CACCACCAAATTATGCTGATGTAGTGTCTGAGGAAGAGTTCTCCAGACATGTTCCTGCTTATCCACCACCAATTGACTGTGAGGAACAATTGTGTTGTCCTGTCTTTGCTTACATACAAGAGTTCCGGTTTCAGCCTCCACCTCTTTATTcagag ATTGATCCACATCCAACTGATGTAGAAGAAATTCAGCCTGTTTCATTCATGCTCTGA
- the ARRDC4 gene encoding arrestin domain-containing protein 4 isoform X3: MVGCWFFTSGPVSLSAKIERKGYCNGEAIPIYAEIENCSSRLIVPKAAIFQTQTYLASGKTKTFRQMVANVRGNHIASGSTDTWNGKTLKIPPVSPSILDCCIIRVEYSLAVYIHIPGAKKLMIEMPLVIGTIPCIGFSSRNSSITSQFSMDMSWLALTMPEHPEAPPNYADVVSEEEFSRHVPAYPPPIDCEEQLCCPVFAYIQEFRFQPPPLYSEIDPHPTDVEEIQPVSFML, from the exons ATGGTTGGCTGTTGGTTTTTCACCTCTGGGCCAGTGTCTCTCAGTGCCAAAATTGAGAGGAAGGGATACTGTAATG GGGAAGCCATACCAATCTATGCAGAAATCGAGAACTGCTCTTCTCGTTTGATTGTTCCAAAAGCTGCCATTTTCCAAACACAAACTTACCTGGCCAGTGGGAAGACAAAAACCTTCCGTCAGATGGTTGCCAATGTCCGAGGAAACCATATTGCCTCTGGGAGTACAGATACCTGGAATGGGAAAACTCTGAAAATCCCACCTGTATCCCCTTCTATACTTGACTGCTGTATTATTAGAGTAGAATATTCATTAGCT GTGTATATCCATATTCCTGGTGCTAAGAAATTGATGATTGAAATGCCTCTGGTGATTGGCACTATTCCATGTATTGGATTTTCAAGCAGAAACTCCAGCATTACCAGCCAGTTTAGTATGGATATGAGTTGGCTGGCATTGACCATGCCAGAACACCCTGAAG CACCACCAAATTATGCTGATGTAGTGTCTGAGGAAGAGTTCTCCAGACATGTTCCTGCTTATCCACCACCAATTGACTGTGAGGAACAATTGTGTTGTCCTGTCTTTGCTTACATACAAGAGTTCCGGTTTCAGCCTCCACCTCTTTATTcagag ATTGATCCACATCCAACTGATGTAGAAGAAATTCAGCCTGTTTCATTCATGCTCTGA